The Streptomyces sp. B3I8 nucleotide sequence ATGTGCTTCTTGCCCAGCTCGGAGGTGATGCGGGCGACGTCCTTCTTGTCGCCGGCGGTCAGCTTGGCGCCGTCGGTGCGCTGGTAGAGCGCGATCGCGGACGGGGTGAAGGCGCTGGGGAACGCCTTCGCCTGGAGGTCGGCGGCTTTGATCGACTCGTAGCTCTTGGGCAGGAAGCTGCTCTCGTCGCTGTTCGAGGGCAGGCCGGGCGCGGTGGCGACGATCGCCACCGCCGCGATCAGCCATGCCACTATCGTCCAGACGGGATGTCGTACGACGGTGTTCCCAATGCGTCGGAACATGCGGAAGGTCCTCCAGAGGCAGGAAGATCACCGCAGCCCGGGGAGCGGTCCCTGGCATCGGCGACCCCGACCGGCACCTGCGGCACTCACCCCGTTGCCGGTCGATCGGTTGTTTCGGGCTCCGATCCTAGTGACCGCGGGGTGTCCGCGTACCGGCGGGTACCCAGGGCGTGACACCGGGCGGTACCCACGTCGTGACACCGGCGGAGGCCCACGTCGTCCTACCGGCGCAGGCCCCGCGTCGTGGGCCGTCAGGCCAGGGGGTCGTGCCCCCAGTTCATCAGCGAGTGCCTCCAGCGGGTGTCCCGCACGTCGCCGGAGGGCCGTTGGGCGAGGTGTCTGCGGATGTAGCCGACGACCTTCCGCATGTGCTGGTAGTCGTCGTCCGTCAGGTCGCCCTTCTTCGTGCGCAGGATGTCCACGATGCGGCGGCCGGAGGCGTGCCCGGTGGACTCGCCGCCGTCCTGGTGCTGTCCCGCGCCGCGGGAGGGCTCGGTGGCGAGCCACTCCTCCAGTTCGGCCGGCTTCATGCTGACCAGCTCGTGGAACGCCTTGCGGGTCGCCTCGCGCTCCTCGTCG carries:
- a CDS encoding DUF3140 domain-containing protein, whose translation is MDDEEREATRKAFHELVSMKPAELEEWLATEPSRGAGQHQDGGESTGHASGRRIVDILRTKKGDLTDDDYQHMRKVVGYIRRHLAQRPSGDVRDTRWRHSLMNWGHDPLA